TCGACCGCTGACTTTTGCAAAAACTTTGTTATGGGTCTGACCATATTATAACTATTTTATTGACACCCGTATCGGTGATGTGTTGAGATAGGCGCATGAGACAAAAACGAATTAAGCGAGACAGGTTGTCATATTATCACTTGATCACACGGGTGGTAATGCGGGAGATGTTGCTGGGCGAGAAAGAGAAACGGGAATTGTGGCGTCTGGTTCGGCGGGTTGAGGGATTTACGGGGGTGCGGGTGTTGACGTATGCATTGATGACAAATCATGTGCATATTCTTGTGGAAGAGCCGGATCGGAATACGGAAGTGGATGAGTATGAATTGGTGAAGCGGTTGCGGTGTTTGTATGGTGCGATGGGAACCACGGAGATTCTTGAACGCTGGGAGTTGTGGACGGAACGAGGCATGCTGGATGCGGTAGAAGAGGATAAGGCGCGGTATCGCAGACGAATGCACGATATTTCTGAATTTATGAAACAGATTAAACAGCGGTTTGCGAGCTGGTATCATCGTCAACATGGGACGTGCGGGACGATGTGGCAGGATCGGTTTAAGAGTGTGCTGGTGGAGGATGGAGCGGCACTGCGAACGATGGCGGCGTATATTGAAATGAATCCGGTGCGTGCAGGAATAGTTGACGATCCAAAGGCCTATCGATTTTGTGGCTTTGGCGAAGCAATGGGCGGGTCGAAGGTTGCGCGGCGGGGTATTGCCTTGATTGCGAAGGAACTGACAGATGCCGCTGAGTGGGAAACCGCTTCGCAGACCTATTTTGAGCATGTACTGATGTATGAAGAGGTTAGGAACAACCGGAATCTGGTGTATATGGATCAGGATATGCTGCGCGATAAAATGGAAAACAAAGTGAAACTGACTCGGTTTGAGCGGCTGCTTTGTCGATGGCGCTATTGCACTGATGGGCAGGTTGTTGGCGGGAAAGAATTTGTAGAGGAATTCTTTGCGGAGCATCGCGATTATTTTGGTCCTCGGCGGAAACAGGGTCGCAAAAAGGTTCGTGACGGGAGCCGGGATCTGTTTGCGATTCGGGATGTACGCTGAGAAAAATACGAAGCGGACGGTTAAGGGCATTTCGACGAAAAGTTCCAATGTTTGGAAGTAATTAAAAAAAAGTTCCAATGACTGGAACTTTTCGCTGTAACTTTTTCCAATGGCTGGAACTATGCGAGTAAAAAGTTCCAATGTTTGGAATTTTTCGCTGACAGGCTTTCCAATGATTGGAACCCTGGTTTGCCACGTCATACAATACATCAATATACGTCATAAACCCTAGTCATTGAATTAGAAGCGTTAAACGAACGGACTAAACAACCCGCCGGTTTTATGCATGATATTCCGCATTTTCAGGTCGTGAAGAACAGGAATATTTCAGCAGCATCCCTCTTGACAGCGCGAGATGTTTGCGTTATGCGTTATCGTACACGCAGTGAAAAGGACGAAACGATGACATTGGTTGAAATAGCAAAACTCGCAGGGGTATCCATTGGCACGGTGGATCGCGTATTACATAATCGGGGACGGGTGTCTCCGAAAACGAAAGAACGCGTTGAGGAAATCATTCAAGAGTTTGGCTATCAGCCCAATCCTCTGGCGCGTCATTTAAAACGCAACCGGGTTTACCGCATTGGCGTACT
The sequence above is drawn from the Spartobacteria bacterium genome and encodes:
- a CDS encoding transposase, which gives rise to MRQKRIKRDRLSYYHLITRVVMREMLLGEKEKRELWRLVRRVEGFTGVRVLTYALMTNHVHILVEEPDRNTEVDEYELVKRLRCLYGAMGTTEILERWELWTERGMLDAVEEDKARYRRRMHDISEFMKQIKQRFASWYHRQHGTCGTMWQDRFKSVLVEDGAALRTMAAYIEMNPVRAGIVDDPKAYRFCGFGEAMGGSKVARRGIALIAKELTDAAEWETASQTYFEHVLMYEEVRNNRNLVYMDQDMLRDKMENKVKLTRFERLLCRWRYCTDGQVVGGKEFVEEFFAEHRDYFGPRRKQGRKKVRDGSRDLFAIRDVR